A stretch of Spirochaetota bacterium DNA encodes these proteins:
- the rbr gene encoding rubrerythrin translates to MAKSVKGTRTEKNLLAAFAGESQARTRYDYFASVAKKEGYEQIAAIFQETALNEKEHAKRFFSFLEGGMVEIQASYPAGVIGTTVENLKAAAAGENEEHTKLYPEAAKIAEEEGFPEIAFLFRKVAEVEKHHEQRYLDLMKNIQDGTVFKKDKKVQWKCRNCGYIHEGESALDKCPTCLHPQSYFELLCDNY, encoded by the coding sequence ATGGCAAAAAGTGTAAAAGGCACAAGAACTGAAAAAAATTTACTTGCAGCATTTGCAGGTGAATCTCAGGCACGGACACGGTATGACTATTTTGCTTCCGTTGCTAAAAAGGAAGGCTATGAGCAGATAGCTGCTATCTTTCAAGAGACCGCTCTTAACGAAAAGGAACATGCCAAACGTTTCTTCAGCTTTTTAGAAGGCGGCATGGTTGAGATACAGGCCAGTTACCCTGCTGGCGTTATTGGCACCACTGTGGAAAATTTAAAGGCTGCCGCAGCAGGCGAAAATGAAGAGCACACAAAACTGTATCCTGAAGCAGCAAAAATTGCTGAAGAAGAAGGATTTCCTGAAATAGCTTTTCTTTTTAGAAAAGTTGCCGAAGTGGAAAAGCATCATGAACAGCGCTACCTTGATTTAATGAAAAATATTCAAGATGGCACAGTGTTTAAAAAGGACAAAAAGGTACAGTGGAAGTGCCGCAATTGTGGTTATATTCATGAAGGTGAATCTGCACTTGACAAATGCCCAACCTGTCTGCATCCACAGAGTTACTTTGAATTGCTGTGCGATAATTATTAA
- a CDS encoding sulfatase encodes MVKKIILKIASYKNVFMPGLLVSGALFLYAIFFNLSFSYMGNTSTDVVYFILSRYTFLIVSYFLKIILIYACVGIILSIFFSHGIRQVLRLFNKKVNDKHLFYSTAILTFAIIFLQLCKSIIVYPQLYQETIFNKNAVYNYFQIALTNNLSPAFIETIQIFILAPFIVALILPVLDYIAKHRSDIIDILIMLFNRWKFVATALFIIVIGLIVTVTGTISHNTTHEKPNIIILASDALRPDHFSGFGYHRTTTPNIDTLIAQGSTCNNVYTVVPRTFPAWVSILTSQLPARHGIGHMFPTARSRKREFVTLATVLKEYGYRTSVVGDFAADIFPRINVGFDVVKAPTFNMRVMIKQILLKNHTFLLPLLTNRIGFKLFPEIREFAEFADPQFVIDDIKSEISKSIHAKKPFFITTFFSITHFPYPACYPYYNYFTNTSYNGPFKYSINRMVSLDSTGIAKEYEPSLQEIEHIRALYDGCLYAFDEAVGTIIRYLKDKNIYDNTIILIVSDHGENLYEYEYGMGHGEHLRGKYSLVIPCIFSGPGIPYKKYTAVRSAIDIAPTILDLLHIQKPQSFEGTSLFKNHNRNFDAYCETGIWFDNTGKFFFQKKRILYPDITGISTIDFDHNDEITVTPYYDNLIITAKHRSILANNLKLIYMPTHYGIEYELYNIAQDPEERNNIYKTSPQANSMKQKLFSLFINDRNIKIYNNYCIPVE; translated from the coding sequence GTGGTGAAAAAAATCATACTAAAAATTGCATCATATAAAAACGTATTCATGCCAGGATTGCTTGTATCTGGTGCTTTATTTCTTTATGCCATTTTTTTCAACTTGTCATTTTCGTATATGGGCAATACCAGTACTGACGTTGTATATTTCATCCTCAGTCGGTATACGTTTTTAATAGTATCGTACTTTTTAAAAATAATACTGATTTATGCCTGTGTAGGGATAATACTCAGTATTTTCTTTAGCCACGGTATACGGCAGGTTTTGAGGCTGTTCAATAAAAAAGTTAACGACAAACATCTCTTCTACTCTACGGCAATTTTAACATTTGCTATTATTTTTCTTCAGCTTTGCAAAAGTATTATAGTATATCCACAATTATATCAGGAAACCATATTCAATAAAAATGCTGTATACAACTATTTCCAGATAGCTCTTACAAATAACCTTTCACCTGCTTTCATTGAAACAATACAGATATTTATTCTTGCTCCCTTTATAGTAGCACTGATACTGCCTGTACTTGATTATATAGCAAAACATAGAAGTGATATCATCGACATATTGATTATGTTATTTAATAGATGGAAATTTGTTGCAACTGCTCTTTTTATCATTGTAATTGGACTGATAGTTACTGTTACAGGAACTATCTCACATAACACCACCCATGAAAAGCCAAATATTATTATTTTAGCTTCCGATGCATTGCGACCTGATCATTTCAGCGGATTTGGTTATCACCGAACAACAACACCAAATATTGACACACTGATTGCACAAGGATCCACCTGTAACAATGTTTATACGGTGGTGCCACGAACGTTCCCTGCCTGGGTGAGTATTTTAACATCACAACTTCCCGCCCGGCATGGTATTGGCCATATGTTCCCAACGGCACGTTCACGAAAGAGGGAATTTGTTACCCTGGCAACAGTATTAAAAGAATATGGTTATCGCACCAGTGTGGTTGGAGATTTTGCCGCTGATATTTTTCCCCGCATTAACGTAGGCTTTGATGTTGTGAAAGCGCCAACGTTTAACATGCGTGTCATGATAAAACAGATACTACTGAAAAACCACACATTTCTTTTGCCATTATTAACCAATAGAATTGGATTTAAACTTTTTCCCGAAATACGCGAATTTGCCGAATTTGCCGACCCACAGTTTGTTATAGATGATATTAAATCTGAAATCAGCAAAAGCATTCATGCAAAAAAGCCATTTTTCATCACAACTTTTTTTTCAATTACACATTTTCCATATCCCGCCTGTTATCCATACTACAATTATTTTACCAATACTTCATATAATGGGCCTTTTAAATATTCTATAAATAGGATGGTTTCCCTGGATAGCACAGGCATAGCAAAAGAATATGAGCCTTCATTACAGGAGATTGAACATATCCGTGCGCTCTACGATGGATGCCTGTATGCATTTGATGAAGCTGTGGGCACCATAATTCGGTATCTTAAAGATAAAAACATTTACGATAATACGATTATACTCATTGTATCCGATCATGGCGAAAACCTTTATGAGTATGAATACGGGATGGGGCATGGTGAGCATCTGCGTGGTAAATATAGCCTGGTAATACCCTGTATTTTTTCTGGACCTGGTATCCCCTATAAAAAATACACAGCGGTAAGAAGTGCAATAGATATTGCACCAACCATTCTTGATTTGCTACATATTCAAAAACCACAATCCTTTGAGGGAACTTCCCTTTTTAAAAATCACAACCGTAATTTTGATGCATATTGTGAAACGGGAATATGGTTTGATAATACCGGAAAATTTTTCTTCCAGAAAAAAAGAATACTATACCCTGACATTACCGGTATATCAACCATTGATTTTGATCACAACGACGAGATTACTGTAACACCATACTACGACAACCTGATAATCACTGCAAAGCATCGCAGTATCCTTGCAAATAATCTAAAGCTTATTTATATGCCCACACATTATGGTATTGAATATGAATTGTACAATATAGCCCAGGACCCTGAAGAGCGAAACAATATATATAAAACATCACCGCAGGCAAATAGTATGAAACAAAAGCTGTTTTCATTATTTATTAATGATAGGAATATAAAAATATATAATAATTATTGTATACCTGTAGAATAG
- a CDS encoding MaoC family dehydratase N-terminal domain-containing protein, whose product MAIDKKYIGKTWPTMVYEVGKEKVKEFAKAIKSTNPYFLDDEFAAQSKYRAIVAPPTFAVVFGAKLIEPIFFDNELNLNLAMLVHGEQEFEFYNVVKSGDVLYSDAKIVNIENKEKLDVIAIEIMTRNQEKKDVCKGIYTFVVRK is encoded by the coding sequence ATGGCTATTGACAAAAAGTATATCGGCAAGACGTGGCCAACAATGGTTTATGAGGTTGGCAAAGAGAAGGTAAAGGAATTTGCAAAAGCTATTAAAAGCACAAACCCGTATTTTTTAGATGATGAATTTGCTGCACAATCAAAATACAGGGCCATTGTTGCTCCTCCAACATTTGCAGTTGTGTTTGGGGCTAAACTCATTGAACCTATATTTTTTGATAATGAACTTAACCTTAATTTGGCAATGCTTGTCCATGGGGAGCAGGAGTTTGAGTTTTATAATGTGGTGAAATCGGGTGATGTGCTGTATTCGGATGCAAAAATAGTAAATATTGAAAATAAGGAAAAATTAGATGTTATTGCAATTGAAATAATGACCAGAAATCAGGAAAAGAAAGATGTATGTAAGGGAATTTATACTTTTGTGGTGAGGAAATAG
- a CDS encoding MaoC family dehydratase, with the protein MKTMNSHKTISVGDSFKVNQEVDKYRAIYYAGASGDFNPIHIDAEFGKMVGLGGAILQGLCTLGFTADAITTWVSDPGRLKKLKCRFASPVRMGDTLTIEGTVTEMQKDRATLAVTVKNQDGIEVLTKVQAEVEV; encoded by the coding sequence ATGAAAACAATGAATTCACACAAAACAATAAGTGTTGGCGATAGTTTCAAGGTAAATCAGGAAGTTGATAAATATAGAGCCATCTACTATGCAGGGGCATCAGGTGATTTTAATCCCATTCATATTGATGCTGAGTTTGGCAAAATGGTGGGTCTTGGTGGTGCCATATTGCAGGGTTTATGCACATTAGGATTTACCGCTGATGCAATTACCACGTGGGTTAGTGACCCTGGACGATTGAAAAAGTTAAAATGCAGATTTGCATCTCCTGTACGTATGGGAGATACACTGACTATTGAAGGAACGGTAACCGAAATGCAGAAAGACAGAGCAACACTTGCTGTTACAGTAAAAAATCAGGATGGCATTGAAGTATTAACAAAGGTTCAGGCAGAAGTAGAAGTGTAG
- a CDS encoding enoyl-CoA hydratase-related protein, producing the protein MGGDTVILEINNYVATLTLNRPPANSINMQMRVELDQALTQCENNNDMRVLIITGAGDKGFCAGMDVSDVANLHNGPDAIELFNRIDRFKKPIIAAINGYALGGGCELALACHFRFMIDAPKAVIGCPEINLGITPGWGGIQRMARLLGKSKALDLILMGKRLLPYEALHIGLVDKVFSADTFKQETMEYANQLAKKAPLAVQSILKGMITGIEKGIEEGLKVDRECSEMLAKTEDAAEGFMAFAQKREPVFKGR; encoded by the coding sequence ATGGGTGGTGATACTGTTATTCTTGAAATTAACAATTATGTGGCAACGTTAACACTTAACCGACCACCAGCTAATTCAATAAATATGCAAATGCGAGTGGAGCTTGACCAAGCGTTAACCCAATGTGAAAACAATAATGATATGCGCGTCTTAATTATTACAGGTGCTGGTGATAAAGGATTTTGTGCGGGCATGGATGTTTCGGATGTAGCAAATCTGCATAATGGACCGGATGCCATAGAGTTATTTAACCGAATTGATAGATTCAAAAAACCAATCATTGCTGCAATAAATGGATATGCATTGGGTGGTGGTTGTGAATTAGCGTTAGCATGTCATTTCAGATTCATGATTGATGCACCAAAGGCTGTGATAGGATGCCCTGAAATAAACCTTGGAATTACCCCCGGATGGGGTGGGATACAGCGTATGGCACGACTTTTAGGTAAGAGCAAAGCACTTGATTTAATCCTTATGGGTAAAAGACTTTTGCCGTATGAGGCATTACATATTGGACTTGTTGATAAGGTTTTTTCTGCTGATACATTTAAACAGGAAACAATGGAATATGCAAATCAATTGGCTAAAAAGGCTCCGTTAGCAGTACAAAGCATCCTTAAAGGGATGATAACAGGCATTGAAAAAGGGATAGAAGAAGGATTAAAAGTTGATAGAGAATGTTCAGAGATGCTAGCAAAAACCGAAGATGCTGCAGAAGGATTCATGGCATTTGCACAAAAGCGTGAGCCCGTTTTTAAGGGGCGATAG
- a CDS encoding ferritin, whose protein sequence is MVLSKKMEEALNKQINAELYSAYLYLSMAAYFESTNLSGFAHWMELQAEEEKQHAMKLYHYIVERGGRIVLDAIQKPQSEWKSPLDVFEAVYAHEQHVTSLIYNLADIARQEKDYATEVMLHWFIKEQVEEESNASSILERIKMVKDSVNGILQYDKILGKRGSE, encoded by the coding sequence ATGGTACTATCGAAAAAGATGGAAGAGGCACTCAATAAGCAAATTAATGCCGAGCTATATTCAGCATACCTCTATTTATCTATGGCAGCATATTTTGAATCTACTAATCTATCAGGCTTTGCCCACTGGATGGAATTGCAAGCTGAAGAAGAAAAACAACATGCAATGAAACTATATCATTACATAGTTGAACGTGGAGGTCGTATAGTTTTAGATGCTATTCAAAAACCACAATCTGAATGGAAATCACCATTAGATGTGTTTGAAGCTGTCTATGCACATGAACAGCATGTGACATCGCTTATATATAATTTGGCTGATATAGCCCGCCAGGAAAAGGATTATGCTACTGAGGTTATGCTACACTGGTTTATCAAAGAACAGGTAGAAGAAGAATCCAACGCAAGTAGCATACTTGAGCGCATAAAGATGGTAAAAGATTCTGTTAACGGAATTCTTCAGTATGATAAGATACTGGGAAAACGTGGTTCAGAATAA
- a CDS encoding desulfoferrodoxin, with protein sequence MATKQLEVYKCDICGNIVEVLHEGKGELVCCGQPMKLQVENTVDASKEKHVPAVEKTAEGIKVQVGSVEHPMEEKHYIEWIQLIAGGKAYRQFLKPGEKPVAVFKVDAQSFTVREYCNLHGLWKA encoded by the coding sequence ATGGCTACAAAGCAATTAGAAGTGTATAAATGCGATATTTGTGGCAATATCGTTGAGGTGCTTCATGAAGGCAAAGGCGAGCTAGTATGCTGCGGTCAGCCCATGAAATTGCAGGTTGAAAACACTGTTGATGCTTCAAAAGAAAAACATGTACCAGCCGTTGAGAAAACTGCTGAAGGCATAAAGGTACAGGTTGGTAGTGTTGAACACCCCATGGAAGAAAAGCATTACATTGAATGGATACAGCTTATAGCTGGCGGCAAAGCATATCGGCAATTCTTAAAACCCGGGGAAAAGCCTGTTGCAGTATTTAAAGTAGATGCCCAAAGCTTCACAGTACGTGAATATTGTAACTTACACGGATTGTGGAAAGCATAG